One genomic segment of Choristoneura fumiferana chromosome Z, NRCan_CFum_1, whole genome shotgun sequence includes these proteins:
- the LOC141435570 gene encoding ubiquitin carboxyl-terminal hydrolase MINDY-3 homolog, which translates to MQMLIGSSEEQATASVRALEDKEMSDGAGGVAGSDAGAGGAGMERELASTRRLLWGDQVKEEVFHRWAQGFTFSADEPSALTQQEGGPCAAIAPVQGFLLKILLSETPGHSLRDLTSEKCNSLLVRAVCTILSQCLAPKYNVAVYCKNDSDAENSAAAASEEQSCDTLEQFHRKIEIHSFQSLSEVEAFYTRNIRVLKDKYGVLLLLYSVIMSKGVSLVEAELSELSDPLIHSTYGYGSQGLINLMLTGRAVAHVWDHDQVVGGLRLRGIERQNDIGFLTIMEHMQYCTVGSFYKNPKHPVWVLASETHLTVLFSFERRLAAPETAGESAERIFRSFDPEGNNFIPSAALQDVLCAADLVSEPEYVELMRRKLDAENLGIILLSAFMEEFFPSCERGCPDTFTLHHYNGLARSNPGGRVVYRAGRAALLECHMRAASADPMLTCLQTKWPSIDLVWDDNTSPSLN; encoded by the coding sequence ATGCAAATGTTGATCGGTTCCTCCGAAGAACAAGCGACCGCTTCCGTGAGAGCTTTAGAAGACAAAGAGATGAGTGACGGTGCCGGAGGGGTGGCGGGTTCGGAcgcgggcgcggggggcgcgggcaTGGAGCGCGAGTTGGCCAGTACGCGGCGGCTGCTGTGGGGCGACCAAGTCAAGGAGGAAGTGTTCCACCGCTGGGCGCAGGGCTTCACGTTCAGCGCAGACGAGCCCAGCGCGCTGACGCAGCAGGAGGGCGGCCCTTGCGCCGCCATAGCCCCAGTGCAAGGCTTCCTTCTCAAGATACTGCTCTCCGAGACGCCTGGGCACAGCCTCAGGGACCTCACCTCTGAGAAGTGCAACTCTCTCCTTGTTAGGGCAGTGTGTACGATATTAAGCCAGTGTCTAGCACCTAAGTATAATGTGGCTGTGTACTGCAAGAACGATTCAGATGCAGAAAACAGTGCTGCGGCAGCTAGCGAGGAGCAATCATGTGACACGCTCGAACAGTTTCACAGGAAGATTGAGATACACTCGTTCCAATCTCTGTCGGAAGTTGAGGCTTTCTACACAAGAAACATTCGTGTTTTGAAGGACAAGTATGGAGTGCTATTACTCTTGTATAGTGTGATCATGAGCAAGGGAGTCAGTCTTGTTGAGGCAGAGTTGTCCGAGCTCTCTGATCCACTAATACACTCTACTTATGGATATGGTTCTCAGGGATTGATAAACTTGATGTTGACTGGCCGAGCAGTGGCTCACGTGTGGGACCATGACCAGGTGGTGGGCGGGCTGAGGCTGCGGGGCATTGAGAGACAAAATGACATTGGATTCCTTACCATTATGGAACACATGCAATATTGTACCGTGGGATCCTTTTACAAGAATCCAAAGCACCCAGTTTGGGTGCTGGCCTCTGAAAcacacttgactgtactgttTTCGTTCGAGCGGCGGCTAGCCGCGCCCGAGACGGCAGGAGAGTCGGCGGAGCGTATTTTTAGATCCTTTGACCCGGAAGGCAATAATTTCATCCCATCTGCCGCATTGCAAGATGTGTTATGTGCCGCAGATCTTGTTTCAGAGCCCGAGTATGTAGAATTAATGCGCAGAAAATTAGATGCAGAGAACCTGGGTATAATTCTGCTCAGTGCGTTCATGGAAGAGTTCTTTCCGTCGTGCGAGCGTGGCTGCCCCGACACATTCACTTTGCACCACTACAATGGCTTGGCGCGCAGTAATCCCGGAGGTCGCGTGGTGTACCGCGCCGGCCGCGCCGCGCTGCTCGAGTGCCACATGCGCGCCGCCTCTGCCGACCCCATGCTCACCTGCCTGCAGACCAAGTGGCCCAGCATCGACCTTGTGTGGGACGACAACACTTCTCCCTCCCTCAACTAA